GCAGGTCATCCTGTCATCCAATTACCGATTACTAATTACTACGACATCGGCGCTGAAATTTTCCGCTGGGAAATCGCCACCGTCACCGCATGTTCGATCCTTGGCGTGAACGCGTTTGATCAGCCGAATGTCGAATCGAGCAAGAAGATCACGAAGGCGATGATTGCCGATTACCAAAAGAAAGGCAAGTTGAAAGAAGGCAAGCCTGCGTGGAAGAAAGACGGCGTGAGCGTGTTTTCGCCGACCGCCGTGACGGGCGCGTCGTTGAATGCGGTGTTGAGCAAGTTCTTGAAGAAAGCGAAGGCAGGCGGCTATGTTGCGATCAACGCCTACCTGCCGCGCAACGATGAAATGACCGACGCTTTACAAAAGATGCGCGCCGCGATCCGCGCCAAGACAGGCAACGCAGTGACCGCTGGATTCGGTCCGCGCTTTCAACATTCCACAGGTCAATTCCACAAAGGCGGACCGAAGAACGCGCTGTTCCTCGTCGTCACCGCCGATGCTGAAAAAGATTTGGATATTCCAACCGAAGGCTTGACGTATGGCACGCTCATCCGCGCGCAGGCATTAGGCGATTACGAAGCGCTGATCGAAGCGAAGAGGAAAGTGTTGCGCGTGCATTTGCCCTCGGTGAATGAAGTTGCTTATTTATTGAAGGCGTTGGAATGAGATTAGCAGAACTCAAATGCGTCGCCTGTCGCGGCGGCGACCCCAGCCTGACCGAAGCCGAGATCGCCGAACTTCTTCCTCAAGTCCCCGAATGGCAACTCGTGGAGCGGGATGATATCCCGCGCCTACAGCGCATTTTCAAATTCAAAAATTACGCCCAGTCATTGGACTTCACCAACAAAGTCGCTGCCATTGCCGAAGAGCAGGATCATCATCCGCTGATCGTGCTGGAGTGGGGACGAGTCATGGTTCAGTGGTGGACGCACGTTGTGAAAGGCTTGCACAAGAACGATTTCATCATGGCGGCGAAGACGGATAATTTGTTTTCGTAACGCAACATATTGCAGATTGGCTATTAAACCGAGCAATACGAGAATAACCCGCAGACCCCGAAGGGGTCAAATGATTATAGTATTGAAGGATGTATCACCACATTCAACCCCGAAGGGGTGTCACAGGTTGCTAATTTATGTCATCTGTCGCCACGGCGCCACGCGACGCCTTCGGGATTGGCTTTATGGCAACAATCCATATCGTGTTTGTTGCTAGATTTATTGGTTAATTTGCAACATTGCGCGTTTGCGGAAAGCGAGTTGCTACTACGATTCGATTTCCGCCCTCTGCCTCTTCTTCCTGAAAGCCGACTTG
This is a stretch of genomic DNA from Candidatus Defluviilinea gracilis. It encodes these proteins:
- a CDS encoding 4a-hydroxytetrahydrobiopterin dehydratase; translation: MRLAELKCVACRGGDPSLTEAEIAELLPQVPEWQLVERDDIPRLQRIFKFKNYAQSLDFTNKVAAIAEEQDHHPLIVLEWGRVMVQWWTHVVKGLHKNDFIMAAKTDNLFS